In Sphingobacterium zeae, one genomic interval encodes:
- a CDS encoding DUF983 domain-containing protein, translated as MEKVKYELSEFKAAWQAKCPRCRIGHVYQGPAYGLKVQKMNSHCEYCGLRYEREPGYFYGAMYVTYAFAIAEMVTACMATYILTGNDSSFILYATVAIMSVVLMSPFNYRYSRIILMYWLTPGLRYDPNVKKKEVDVKASA; from the coding sequence ATGGAAAAAGTTAAATACGAATTATCTGAATTTAAAGCTGCATGGCAAGCAAAATGTCCAAGATGCAGAATCGGCCATGTGTATCAAGGACCTGCCTACGGTCTGAAAGTCCAAAAAATGAACAGCCACTGTGAATACTGCGGTCTGCGCTATGAGCGTGAACCAGGCTATTTCTATGGTGCAATGTATGTAACCTATGCTTTCGCAATCGCTGAAATGGTTACCGCTTGTATGGCAACGTATATTTTGACCGGCAACGATTCTTCATTTATACTCTATGCGACAGTCGCTATCATGAGCGTTGTGTTAATGTCTCCGTTCAACTACCGCTATTCCCGTATCATCCTGATGTATTGGTTAACCCCGGGCTTAAGGTATGACCCAAATGTCAAAAAAAAGGAAGTTGACGT
- a CDS encoding AraC family transcriptional regulator, with protein MIIKNTIPILDSCSIDLNNNTTLHIDDLKAYIIKHQDMVFPHKHNFFHFVLFTQGSGEHIIDFNQYKIEPYQIYFMVPGQVHTWNFVGDEAGYVVNFSIDYFQSFLLRTDYLERFSFLQGKIEHLIFILTEQYRNQATAILDQIIFAKTEQLSEDYIRTLLLQFILYISIGTEKEHLEKGNPYNHKIFNSFQQLVEQQFKTTKLPSIYADQLFITPNHLNAICKSYIGQSAGEIIRNRIVLEAKRLLVNRNLNITEIADELQFKDNSYFTKFFKKSAGLTPEEFRKQL; from the coding sequence ATGATTATAAAAAACACCATACCTATCCTTGATAGTTGTAGTATTGATCTGAACAACAACACAACCCTTCATATTGATGATCTTAAAGCATATATCATCAAACATCAAGATATGGTGTTTCCACACAAGCATAATTTTTTCCATTTTGTTCTCTTCACTCAAGGTTCGGGCGAACATATTATCGATTTTAATCAGTATAAGATTGAGCCTTATCAGATCTACTTTATGGTTCCTGGCCAAGTCCATACCTGGAATTTTGTGGGAGATGAAGCCGGCTATGTTGTCAATTTCTCTATCGATTATTTTCAATCCTTTCTCCTACGTACAGATTACCTCGAACGCTTTAGTTTTTTACAGGGCAAAATTGAACATCTGATATTTATTTTGACTGAACAATATCGAAATCAAGCAACAGCAATTTTGGATCAAATCATATTTGCGAAAACTGAGCAACTATCGGAAGACTACATCCGTACACTTTTGTTGCAGTTTATATTATATATATCCATTGGTACAGAGAAGGAGCACCTCGAAAAAGGCAACCCTTACAATCATAAAATATTCAATAGCTTTCAGCAATTAGTGGAGCAACAGTTTAAAACCACAAAACTGCCCAGCATTTATGCAGATCAGTTATTTATCACACCAAATCATCTCAATGCGATCTGTAAATCCTATATTGGACAATCTGCTGGAGAAATTATACGGAACCGTATCGTTCTTGAAGCGAAACGACTTCTGGTCAATCGAAATTTAAATATTACCGAAATTGCAGATGAACTGCAATTTAAGGACAACTCTTATTTCACTAAATTTTTTAAAAAATCCGCTGGGCTCACACCTGAAGAGTTCAGAAAACAATTATAA